The window TCACAAATTAATCAACCTCATTATCAAAACATAATTACATGCAAAAACTGACTTCAACCCCATTCAAAAATCTTTTATGTACCTTTTTGCTTAGCACTACGGCGCTAGCTATCTCTTCTGTAGCTCAGGCTGAAAGTGCGCAAATTGCGCCGCCGCCAAACCTAGCGGTTAAAGCCTACTTACTTAAAGATTTTAATAGCAATTATGTCATCGCATCACAAAATAGCAGCATGCGCATTGAGCCTGCCTCACTGACTAAAATCATGACTGCATATTTGGCCTTTAAAGCGCTCAAAAATGGTCACCTATCACTGACGCAAACACTACCAGTCAGCGAGTTGGCTTGGAAAGTAGAAGGCTCAAAAATGTTTATTGAGCCTAATAAGCCTGTGACAGTGGACGAGCTTTTACACGGTACGATTATTCAGTCTGGCAACGACTCTTCTATCGCGCTGGCTGAAGGTATTGCAGGTACTGAGCCACAGTTCGCAGATATGATGAACAAAGAAGCCGCACGATTAGGTATGAAAAATACCCATTATATGAATGCAACTGGCTTACCAGATGCTCAGCACTTTACTACAGCTGATGACTTGGCAACACTTGCTGCGGCACTGATACGTGACTTCCCTGACCAATATCAGCGTTTATACTCCGTTAAAGAATATACCTACAACAAAATCACCCAGCCAAACCGTAATCGCTTGCTTTGGGCAGACCCCAACGTAGACGGTATGAAAACTGGCCATACCGAAACTGCAGGCTATTGTTTAATTGCATCAGCAAAACGTGATGGTACTCGTCGTATTTCTGTGGTGCTAGGCGCGCCAACAGACTCAGCACGTGCAAGCGAAAGTCAAAAACTACTTAATTATGGTTTTCAGTACTTTGATTCAAAATTAGTCTACAAACAAGGGCAAAGTATTAATCAGCTTAAAGTATGGAAAGGTACTGAAAATCAATTAGCGTCAACCGTAGCTAACGATTTGTTTGTGACTGTACCAAAAGGTGACTACGCTAACGTAAAAGCTGTCATGTCTAGCACTCAACCACTGATTGCCCCTATTAAAAAAGGTCAAGTAATAGGTAGTGTGAAATTCATACTGAATGGTAAAACTATAGAAGAGCGCAGCTTAGTGGCCGTGAAGTCTATTGATGGCGCGGGTATTTTAGGGCGCGCTTGGGATTCAATTAAACTGTTAATGCAATAAATATCATTACAAATTTACTGAGCTCAACATCATGGCTGACATAGAACCGCACACCGCACCCCCACTCATCGACTTTCCGACTGACTTCCCAATTAAAGTGATGGGGAATACAGAGAGCCAGTTTCCCGAGACTGTGATTTTGCTTATTCAAACAATCGTGCCGACGTTCAACCCTGAAAACATTGAATCCAGAATAAGTTCTTCTGGCAAATACACCAGCCTCACCTGCACCGTGCGTGTCGAATCACAAGTGCAATTAGATGACATTTATCGCCTAATCAGTGCGCACCCACTGGTTAAATTTGCACTTTAAAACTAACACTTAATTTTTAAAAGTAATTTCACCAGACTAAAACCAATGACTGTGCAGCAACCTTTCTTAATCAGGCAGCTGGGTCTTACTGATTTTGAAACCACTTGGCATGCCATGCAAAAGTTTACGGCTGAACGCACCGAAAACACGCCCGATGAACTATGGCTAACAGAACACCCAGCCGTATACACACTGGGGCTGAATCGTAAAAATGTGCGCTTACCGATTCGCAATGATATTCCATTAGTGCATACTGACCGAGGTGGAAAGATCACTTATCACGGACCTGGTCAGCTGATTATTTACGTTCTATTTGACCTAAAACGGAATAACCTCAACATTCGAAAATTAGTGAGCCTGCTCGAAAACGCAGTCATAGAACTACTAGATAGTTTCAGTAAAAAAGCAGTCGCAAAGGCTGACGCCCCTGGCGTATATGTTGAAGAGGCTAAAATTGCCTCGCTAGGATTACGCATCAAAAATAATTGCTGTTATCATGGCTTAAGTTTAAATATAAACATGGACTTATCACCGTTCGAAGCCATAGACCCATGCGGCTATGCAGGCTTAAAAGTCACACAAACTAAAGATTTAGGCATTAACGCCAATTTTGAAGTAATAAGGGAGTTGTTACTCAACATCTTAATGAAGAATCTTGGCTCACAAAAAACTTAGCAAATGGAAATACAAATGACTGATGTAAGAACATCAAAAATCGCTGGTGTAAAAGAAATTGATAGTGCTAAAACTTCACGCATTCCTATCAAAATCATTCCGATGCCTATGCTACGCAAGCCTGAGTGGATACGCATGAAAGCACCTGATTCTGCGCGCTATCAAGAGATTAAGAAAATTCTGCGGGAGAATAATCTCCATACTGTATGTGAAGAAGCTAGTTGCCCAAACATCGGCGAATGCTTTAGTGGCGGCACTGCTACCTTTATGATTTTGGGTGATATTTGCACGCGTCGTTGTCCATTTTGCGATGTTGCGCACGGCAAACCACTGCCACCAGATGTGAACGAACCTGAGAACTTAGCACGCACGATTGCCCAAATGAAGCTCAAGTACGTTGTGATTACCAGCGTAGACCGTGATGATTTAAAAGATGGTGGCGCGCAACACTTTGTAGATTGTATACGGGCCGTGCGTGCGCAATCACCCAATATTAAAATTGAAATCCTTGTACCGGATTTTCGTGGTCGTTTAGATGTTGCCATGCAAATTCTGCGCAATGCACCGCCTGATGTCATGAATCACAATCTTGAGACAATTCCTCGCCTGTATAAGCAAGCAAGGCCAGGCTCGGACTATCAAAACTCATTACAGCTATTAAAAACCTTTGGCGAGATGTATCCTGATGTACCAACAAAGTCAGGCTTAATGCTAGGCTTAGGAGAAACTGACGAAGAGATTCTAGAAGTCATGGCAGATTTACGTGCACACAACGTCAGTATGTTAACCTTAGGTCAATATTTACAACCTAGCGTGCATCACTTACCTGTTATGCGCTATGTAGAACCTGCATCATTTGAAAAATTAAAAGAAAAAGCTGATGCGATGGGCTTTAATAATACGGCTAGTGGCCCCATGGTAAGAAGCAGCTATCATGCTGACGTTCAAGCGCATGAAGTCATTTAATAAGCTAGATAAAAGAAAATGCACACGTCGCGATGACAGAGTAGCCTAAACTAGATACCGAAAAGAGATTCTATGGTTCCACATTTAACAACCGCGCTCAATGGCCCTTTACTTAGCTTAGAAAAAAGCATGCTTGATGCCATGCCGAAAATCGAACATTGGTTTCGTTCACAATGGCTAGAGTACTCTTCACCATTTTATGCCAGCGTAGATTTACGCAACTCAGGCTTCAAATTAGCGCCAGTCGACACCAATCTATTCCCAGGTGGCTTTAATAATCTCAATCCTGATTTTTTACCTTTAAGTGTTCAAGCCGCAATGATTGCGGTTGAGAAGGTCTGTCCAGAAGCACATCGATTACTCATTATTCCTGAAAACCATACACGTAACACTTACTACCTACGCAATGTGGTTGAGCTTGTGAATATCATGAAGCAAGCGGGTCTTGATGTAAGAGTCGGCTCTATTTCACCGGAAATTACTGAGCCTACCAAACTAGAAACTCATGATGGTCATACGTTGCTGTTAGAGCCTGTTGTGCGTGTAGGCAATCGGATTAAACTCATCAATGCAGAGCTTGGCGACTTTGATAGCTGTGCGATTTTGCTTAACAATGACCTGTCTGCGGGTATTCCTGCAATACTTGAAAATCTTGAGCAGAATTTAATCCCGCCGCTACATGCAGGCTGGAGTACACGCCGTAAGTCGCAACACTTTGCTGCATACAACCGCGTGGCAAGTGAGTTTTCTGCCCTACTTGGTATTGATGAATGGTTATTAAACCCATATTTTGATACCTGTGGTGAAATTGACTTTCACGCCCGTACTGGTGAAGAATGCCTTGCACTTAAAGTAGAAGAGTTACTGGCAAAGATCAAAATTAAATATGCACAATACGGCGTGACGCAAGAGCCGTTTGTCATAGTCAAAGCCGATGCAGGTACTTACGGCATGGGCATTATGACGGTTAAATCACCCGATGATGTACGTGATTTGAATCGCAAAGCACGTAATAAAATGTCTGTCGTAAAAGAAGGTTTGCAAGTCTCAGAAGTGATTATTCAAGAGGGTGTTTATACCTTCGAAAGTATCAATGATGCGGTTGCAGAGCCTGTGGTGTATATGATGGACCATTTTGTGATTGGCGGATTCTACCGTGTACATACCGGTCGCGGCATAGATGAAAACCTCAATGCGCCAGGCTCACAATTTGTGCCATTAGCTTTCGAAAAGCCATGTACTACACCCGACTGCGCAGGCGCACCAGATGCAGCCCCTAATCGCTTTTATGCTTACGGCGTAGTGGCACGCTTAGCATTACTAGCCGCAGCGATTGAATTGCAAGAACAAGATCCACTTAACCAATAAAGCATGTCAATATGAAACTAGCCTTTATTTTGGATCCACTCGAGAACCTCAAAAGTTACAAAGACACCAGTTTAGGCATCATGCGTGAGGCGAGCCTGCGTGGACATGAGCTGTTTGTTAGTATGCAGCATGAGCTTTTTTTACGCGGCGCAATAGCGAGAATTAGCGCGAAGAAATTCATTTTTACTGAGCAAAGTTACACATTAGAAGCAGCGACTGAATACGCGCCAGCAGACTTTGATGGCATTATCATGCGCAAAGATCCGCCATTTGATAACGAGTATCTATACAGCACATATTTACTTGAAATTGCAGCTAATCAGGGCGCAAAGGTTTACAACAATCCTAGTGCTATCCGCAGTTGGAATGAAAAACTATCGGTTACTCGATTCCCACAATTTGCACCTGAGTTTTTAGTCACGGCCAATAACGATTTAATCAGAGAGTTTTTAAATACTCACCAAGATATAGTCGTTAAGCCACTCGATGGCATGGGCGGCAGTAGCATATTTAGGCTAAGTTTGACTGATCCCAATATCAGTGTGATACTAGAAACCATTACCGACTACGGCAAACGCACGATTATGGCACAGCGTTATTTACCAGCAATTTTGCAAGGCGATAAACGTATCATTGTGATTGATGGTGTTCCATTGCCATATTCATTGGCACGCATACCTAAAGCTGGCGAAACACGTGGTAATTTGGCCGCTGGTGGCACTGGTGTTGCGCAATTACTTAGTGAACGTGATTTAGAAATCGCCACAACGGTTGGTAAAGTACTTAAAGCTGAAGGTTTATTTCTAGTGGGCTTAGACGTGATTGGCGAGCATCTAACCGAAATCAATGTCACTAGCCCCACAGGCATGGTAGAAATCGCCAAGCAAACAACATGTAAGCCAGCGCATATTTTTATGGATACGATGGAGACTAAACATCTAATTAACTGATTAAATGAAGCCTCATTATTTACTCAGTTACTCTTACTTACTTCTTAGCCTCATTAATCTCTATGCGCTACATATTTATCTTAACTTGCTTATTACTTACCAGTTGTCTGAAAGAACCAATTTACCAAAGTCAGGGCTATATTTTTGGCACTTTGATTGACATTACAATCTATGGTGAGACTGAAGACCGTGCACATCTGCTATCTGATAAGATATTACATGATTTTCAATCATTGCATAATCGTCTACATGCATGGAAACCAATATCTGCGAATAAAGCGAGTGAATTAGGTGAGCTAAATAGCGCATTTGCGCAAGGTAACAACCCTGTCCCCATCAGTCCAGATTTAGCATCCATGCTAGCTGACATTACTACACTATCAGTAAAATCAAATGGCTTATTTAACCCAGCAATTAGTCATTTAATAGGGGTTTGGGGCTTTCAACGAGATAACTTTAGCCCAGTAAACATTGATACTGAGAAAATAAAATCTCTAGTAAAGGCAAACCCTAAGATGACGGATATTGTACTTAAAGGTAACACGGCTTACAGTAACAATCCCTCAGTAAAACTTGATCTAGGCGGATATGCCAAAGGCTATGCTCTTGATGTTGCTGCAGCTTATCTACGTGAACAGCATGTTAAAGGTGCACTCATCAACGTAGGTGGCAACATAATCGCCATTGGTCAACATGGCGATAAACCATGGCGTGTTGGCATACAACACCCCCGTGCATCCACAGCAATCGCCACTTTAGATTTGCTCGATGGCTGGGCGATTGGCACTTCAGGTGATTATCAGCGCTACTTCATGCTGGGAGGTAAACGTTACAGTCATATAATAGATCCTCGCACAGGCTACCCAACCCAGCATACACAAGCTGTTACAGTGCTTGTACCACCTCAAGCAATAGGCAAAATTCAGGCAGGTGTACTTTCAGATGTAGTGTCAAAACCTATTTTCATAGAAGCACCAGAGAATAAAAGCAAAGCCGCTCAGGCCTTTGGTATTGAAAACTACATGGTCATTGACGATAAATCACATATTTTTGTTTCGCCAAAAATGGCAGAAAAACTCCATTGGTTAGCAACAGATGTAAAATTTACTACGTTAAATAATCTGGCTCAATCCCACCCTTAAAACAGTCTTATGATAAAAATAACGAAATGCTTTAAGTTAATTTTTTCAAAAAATAAAATGCTGACTCTTGCCCTAGTGGTTTCATTGCTTGTGCATCTTTTATTATTAAGTAAGTTTGTACTAACTCTTCCAGAGCTTAACGAAGGCCAACACTCCATTGAAGTACGTTTAGTAAACGCACAAGCAATGCAAAAAATCTCGTCTCAAAGCATTCAAAAGTCATCACAAAAATCATTAGTAGAGCCAGCAGCCGCAAAGCTTAAATCTAACAAATCAGTAGTGAAAGTCTTAAGTACCATAAACGACACACCCGAACTATCGCTAGATACCTATGATGAAACAGTCACGAGTAAAATAAGTACCCTAACTACTGAACAAGTTGTGAATGAAACAGCAAAAGCACCTTCAGCTTTAGAAGTATTGATGAGTGAAGCCAAAAATGAAACTAGTGAAATGAACAAACCTACTAAAACCAACAATAATGCAAAGAAACCTGCACCGCAAGCCTATAAATATGTAGAAACAGAATTTGAGGTGCGTCACGGAAATGACCCCAGTGACATAGGTATAACTCGTATTGTCTTTAACCTTGATAAGAATCGCACTTATATCCTCACTAGAATGACTCAAACTCAAAGTCAGACCTCCCTTCTTTCTGACACATTGGCAGAGAATAGTGAAGGCATAGTCACTGATAAAGGCTTGATACCGAGCTTTTACTCTTATCAGTATGGGAAAGACCCTAAGAACTCACAAAATGTCCGTTTTGCTTGGTCAAATAGAAAATTGCAAATGCACAGCTCTAAAGCTGATAAATCGGAAGATTTAAGTACAGGAACGCAAGATTCTTTAAGCTATATGTACCAGTTTATGTTTTCGCCTCCTTTAGAAGATACTGAAATCACAATGGCAAATGGTGACAAACAAACAACCTATACCTATAGCCTACAAGGTGAAGAGGAAATATCAACAAAACTAGGCAAGCTAAACACCTTACATTTGCTAATAAGTGATGGTGAAGAAAAAACTGAGCTATGGCTAGGTGTAGATTATCAATATTTGCCAGTTAGAGTTCACACAACCGAAAAAAATGGAAGCTCCGTTGATCAAGTTGTAACCAGTATTTACACATCACTGCCTTAAGCCCTACAGTTGTTATATATCTGTGACCACAATACAGTATATGTATTCGGAATATAACGAATATAGGTAAAGTTAGAAAGTGTGTATACCATTTATACAATAAAAAACCACAGCAATATTACTGTTGCTGTGGTTCAAATTGATACCTAAGGTTGTTATGGTGCGATTAATTCCCTCCAAATGCTTCTAGTACCTAAAAACTCCCCATTTACAGGGGGGTACACATCGCAACCTGAGCCGCCAGGACAACCGTTACTTCCACCTCCATCACCCCTATCATGTCCCACAGAAAACTTACCATCAGTCGTGTTAGTAACATCGTATACAACATATATCCCAGCCATTGGCGAGGTAACCTGTGTAGAAACTAAAGTACTACTTGTTGGGTCGACAGCACCACCAGTTCTATAGTTGAATACATTTTTCCATCCTGTACCAGTTCCACATACCCCTGCTGGAGGAATCATTGTAGGTACAATTAAGGCACCTGATACCAGTAAGGCCTTTACATTTTGACGTTCTCCAGTAGTGGCGCTATTATTCAAATCTACAAACCAACCATTTTTAGATGACCAATCTACAGTATTAGTAGTAGTTACGTCTCTAGTACTGTATGTTTCTGTTAGTGTCTGCTCTACAAGAGTCGCACGTAAGCCTGTAATCGCAGACGTAACATCATTATCTTTAATTCCATAAAGAGTCTGTTGCCTAAAATTTGCAGGCAACAAATCATCAGGCTCAATGTATTTACCGGTGCCGATAAATATCACGCGTTTACTATCAATTTCGCCTAACGTAGGCGCAACGGTAATTGGTTGCGCAATACCAGGAGCTGCACCACTATACAAAGAGGTGAACTTGATCATGGTATTTGTATTTAAATCAAAGCGCCACATATCGCCTAATAGATCACCTCCATAAACATACTGCGCAACATTATTGACAAATGGGCTACTAACGAATGCAGATATTTGTGCTAATCCGCTTGGGGTAGTCGTTGTACCGCTACCTGTAGGAATTCCGCCAGAAACGAGTTCAGCACCTGTTCCAGCATCCAACACAAATAATCTTCCGCCTCCATCACCGGGAGAGGTGTTGTTGTACCCAGAGGTAACTAACACCACCCACTTATTATCAATTGCCCTTTTTGTAATAACAGGCTTACCGTAACTGTACCCCAAATTATTCCAAGTAGCCGAATCATCTGTTTCCCATAGTAAAGTAGGGGCTACACTTGGATTTGTAATGTCTAGGGCAAAATAGCCACGTCCGCCTTGACCAAAACCACTTACAAGGATTGTTTTCCATGCACCACCCACATAAACGTCTGACACAGTCATTTTCGCATTCACATAATTGGTATGATTGTTTCTATAGTCCTGATCGGCTAGCTTCCACATATTTGGCATCACTTTCGTTGGCACGTAGGCCCAACGCTCTTCACCCGTACTTGCGTCAAAAGCATGCAACATGCCGTCATTTGCGCCAACGTAAACCATCCTATCTCTTAGCGCAGTTGTAGCTAAGAAAGCCGTATATCCAGCATCTGCATAAGTAGTCTGAGACTCACCAACATACACTGGATCGGAGTCCACAATATCTCCTAAAACAGCAGTGCGTTGTCGATATAAGCGGTTATCACCAGTTGTGGCTGGAGGAACATTAAGGTTATTAGAAGGTCGCCTATCATACTTAGTTTGACCTCGAAGATAATCAACTAAACTTGCACCGCCTACTTGACTTAATTGATAAGCATTATAGTCAGCCCATTGACTTAAGCCGTGTAGATTTGCCGAGTTGAAAAACGCCTGTTGGGTACCTGTTAAATTAGCATACTTAAACGGTTGCAAACTTCCACTCACATTAGCATAAATAGTGCGTGTATCCGAATTTAGCCCCACCTTTGTACTGAGACCTGATGTTGCGTTTGGTGTACATGCGGGCGTAACACTTGTCTCATTCTCTACACACCAAACAGCGCCTAAGCTTAAAGCGCCATCACCTGCGATAGTACGAGCAAATAAATTACCAGTCCAAGTTCCCGTTACATATCTAGCGCTATAAGCGTAATTATCGCCGGCCACTGGTGTGTTATTACTTAAAGAGGTTGCTGAACCAGTACCAACTGCATCACTGAGCGTTGCCAAGGTTCCACCAATACCAGTAATGACCTGTTGCGGGTTTCTTGCACTAAAATAAGTGCCGTGACCGTTCACAGCAGCATGCCATAGATCATCTACGGTGGCTCGCTCAAGTGCTGTAAACGTTGTGTCTCCATTATCAGGACCAGGTTGTGGCCAACTCGTTGTACCACTAGTTAAGTCAGCATAATCGCCAACTGTAGTTGTTTTATAATTGGTCGAGTTTAACAAACCATCCACACCTAAGCCTAAAGTATAGGTTGTCATGTGCTGTGATGTTTTAGCATCATCTCCTGTCGCTTTAACATCATCCAAACACACATCCGTTCCTAATGCTCCAGTACAATTGACAGGCACATTGGTTGGGCTGCGAAGATCTGTTTCATAATAATACTGAGCCACGTCGGCTAAAGTGTCAGGGATATTTAATGCATCACGTTGTGGTCGTGCTGTGGGTGCTCCATCTTGGTCACCCACAGCACTTCCATCAATTTTTTGACCTGCAGGGCCATTCCAATACCCATCAGTAGTCAGTAAGGTATAGTTTTTTTGACATGAGTACTGCACTGGGTCGTCTGCTACTGCAGTAAACCCTGTAATCGGCTTTTTGCCTGAGTAAATTCTACCTACTGTACCCAACACATCACGTAATGAAGTGCCGCCTGCTGGCCACCTGCTATACAAACTCTTAAACCAATTTTCCTTTTGGAAATTCGTCCCTGTAATAAAGTCTCTAATAGGTATATAGTTACCTGCCGTGTTGTAGTCTTCAACAGTAATTAATCCAACACGATAATTTTCATCCAAAGTATCAAAAGTGCGTCCTACAGCACTTTTCATTAATTGCATACGGGTTTTATAATATGCATACCAGTTTGCAATGTTAGTCATTTCCTCAGCATATGTACAAGTACTACCTAAACAGTCGCTGCGATCTGCACTTTTAGCATAACTTGTAACTGTAGGTTTAACATCAACTCGCTCAAATAAACCATATCTTGCAAATCGATAATCTGAAGCTCCTGTACCTGTATAAACACCTTGGCAAGCAGCCGCATTTGGCGAGGTACTCATATCGGTCGCCTGTGCCTGCGTTTTGCAATAACGCACATAAGCTGGCTCAGTGTATGCCCCCGATGGTGCAGTTGCCATAACGCAATTATTCAACTTAGCCGAATTACAATACTCAATAGCGCGAACGTTATAATAAAATGGGTTAGAAAATTGGTACGTCTCACCAAAAGCATAGACATCTGCCACAGGGTTATCCGTGGTAAGTTTAGCTACGCCATCTTGATGCAATACGTTAGCCAAGTAAAAATTAGTTTTTGAAGGGCTAGTCACTCCACCATCGGAGGTATTTGGGTACGGATACGGATAGCGAGGTGAAGAGTTTGTCACACTGCTAGTGTTTGCAGGTGTATTGTGCATACAACGAGTAGACTCATGCCAAAGTCTATCGCTTGTATAGGCAGCGGGTCTATCAGGTGTGTCACAGTAGACCATTTCTTCCCATTTTTTGAAATCAAAAGTACCATCTGGCGCTTTGTAAGTATTGTTACAAGTCAGAAGGTTAGTTCCTGCAGCATTACAAGCTGTTCCATTTGCGTTTGTTATTGGATCTCCACTAGCATTAAGTCTGGTACCATCTATCCGAACATTAGCCCAGTTTGAAGTATAAGCCGATGTCATAGAAGGCAATCTATTGCCAGGAGATGCTGTCCCCAAGCCAACTAGTGTCGGTTTGGGTGGTGGCACATACTCAACACTAGGGTCATAGAACAAACTTTGCACTTTAGCTGCGACTAGTGGAGGCTCATTGTTATAACATTTTGTATCGTCGCTCTGAAGCACTATGCGAGCATCAGCAATCTCTGCCGCAGTTAAAGCACCAGCAGGTGCACCAGGAGCGATATCAACTTCCAAACTATTTTCACCAGTAGTACCATTAGTACATGACACAAACGTACCAACTGGCGTATCCGCAGGGTCATACCAGTAGCAACTAGTGCTAGCAGTTGAAGTCACTCCGCCTGATGCAGTTTCAAGGAAACCACCACCACGATTATAATTTGTAGTAGTACTGCCACTATTTGCGGGTGCTGCAGTAGTCACTTTACAACCGTTAGTATCTTTACGATCACGTATATAACAACTAGCACTTGGTGTTGCGGTTACGCCTGAAGCATTGACAACAAACCCCCCGCCCAAATTAAGATCAGTCGTTGTATTGCCACTATTTGCAGGTAGCGCAGCTGGTACTGCACACCCATTTGTTGGCGCAACAGGTGGATCAGACAAAGGATTACCTGAATTATATGCAACTACACCAACCTTGTCTGGGGCAACAACACTTGGATTTGTCTCATTAACCTTATAAGGCGAATTTACTGTGAGTGTAGTAGTGTAAACTTCAGTTCCACTAATACAGCCAGTAGTAGTACCATTTTTTGCTTTAATTTTATATACACCAGAATACTCAGGCTTGCCCGGTATAGCTAAATAAACAAGATTACCGTTACTAAAGCCACTGCTTGGCTGAATAGCGAGGCGCGTTGTCGGTCTACTAGGAAAAGCAGCTGTCGGACCAACAGTCAAATTAGTAATTGCTGTTCCAGATTTGTTTTTCATAGCAGCTTTACATTGTGCCGCAT is drawn from Methylotenera versatilis 301 and contains these coding sequences:
- a CDS encoding D-alanyl-D-alanine carboxypeptidase family protein; its protein translation is MQKLTSTPFKNLLCTFLLSTTALAISSVAQAESAQIAPPPNLAVKAYLLKDFNSNYVIASQNSSMRIEPASLTKIMTAYLAFKALKNGHLSLTQTLPVSELAWKVEGSKMFIEPNKPVTVDELLHGTIIQSGNDSSIALAEGIAGTEPQFADMMNKEAARLGMKNTHYMNATGLPDAQHFTTADDLATLAAALIRDFPDQYQRLYSVKEYTYNKITQPNRNRLLWADPNVDGMKTGHTETAGYCLIASAKRDGTRRISVVLGAPTDSARASESQKLLNYGFQYFDSKLVYKQGQSINQLKVWKGTENQLASTVANDLFVTVPKGDYANVKAVMSSTQPLIAPIKKGQVIGSVKFILNGKTIEERSLVAVKSIDGAGILGRAWDSIKLLMQ
- a CDS encoding YbeD family protein yields the protein MADIEPHTAPPLIDFPTDFPIKVMGNTESQFPETVILLIQTIVPTFNPENIESRISSSGKYTSLTCTVRVESQVQLDDIYRLISAHPLVKFAL
- the lipB gene encoding lipoyl(octanoyl) transferase LipB, encoding MTVQQPFLIRQLGLTDFETTWHAMQKFTAERTENTPDELWLTEHPAVYTLGLNRKNVRLPIRNDIPLVHTDRGGKITYHGPGQLIIYVLFDLKRNNLNIRKLVSLLENAVIELLDSFSKKAVAKADAPGVYVEEAKIASLGLRIKNNCCYHGLSLNINMDLSPFEAIDPCGYAGLKVTQTKDLGINANFEVIRELLLNILMKNLGSQKT
- the lipA gene encoding lipoyl synthase, with protein sequence MTDVRTSKIAGVKEIDSAKTSRIPIKIIPMPMLRKPEWIRMKAPDSARYQEIKKILRENNLHTVCEEASCPNIGECFSGGTATFMILGDICTRRCPFCDVAHGKPLPPDVNEPENLARTIAQMKLKYVVITSVDRDDLKDGGAQHFVDCIRAVRAQSPNIKIEILVPDFRGRLDVAMQILRNAPPDVMNHNLETIPRLYKQARPGSDYQNSLQLLKTFGEMYPDVPTKSGLMLGLGETDEEILEVMADLRAHNVSMLTLGQYLQPSVHHLPVMRYVEPASFEKLKEKADAMGFNNTASGPMVRSSYHADVQAHEVI
- the gshA gene encoding glutamate--cysteine ligase produces the protein MVPHLTTALNGPLLSLEKSMLDAMPKIEHWFRSQWLEYSSPFYASVDLRNSGFKLAPVDTNLFPGGFNNLNPDFLPLSVQAAMIAVEKVCPEAHRLLIIPENHTRNTYYLRNVVELVNIMKQAGLDVRVGSISPEITEPTKLETHDGHTLLLEPVVRVGNRIKLINAELGDFDSCAILLNNDLSAGIPAILENLEQNLIPPLHAGWSTRRKSQHFAAYNRVASEFSALLGIDEWLLNPYFDTCGEIDFHARTGEECLALKVEELLAKIKIKYAQYGVTQEPFVIVKADAGTYGMGIMTVKSPDDVRDLNRKARNKMSVVKEGLQVSEVIIQEGVYTFESINDAVAEPVVYMMDHFVIGGFYRVHTGRGIDENLNAPGSQFVPLAFEKPCTTPDCAGAPDAAPNRFYAYGVVARLALLAAAIELQEQDPLNQ
- the gshB gene encoding glutathione synthase, with amino-acid sequence MKLAFILDPLENLKSYKDTSLGIMREASLRGHELFVSMQHELFLRGAIARISAKKFIFTEQSYTLEAATEYAPADFDGIIMRKDPPFDNEYLYSTYLLEIAANQGAKVYNNPSAIRSWNEKLSVTRFPQFAPEFLVTANNDLIREFLNTHQDIVVKPLDGMGGSSIFRLSLTDPNISVILETITDYGKRTIMAQRYLPAILQGDKRIIVIDGVPLPYSLARIPKAGETRGNLAAGGTGVAQLLSERDLEIATTVGKVLKAEGLFLVGLDVIGEHLTEINVTSPTGMVEIAKQTTCKPAHIFMDTMETKHLIN
- a CDS encoding FAD:protein FMN transferase, with the protein product MIDITIYGETEDRAHLLSDKILHDFQSLHNRLHAWKPISANKASELGELNSAFAQGNNPVPISPDLASMLADITTLSVKSNGLFNPAISHLIGVWGFQRDNFSPVNIDTEKIKSLVKANPKMTDIVLKGNTAYSNNPSVKLDLGGYAKGYALDVAAAYLREQHVKGALINVGGNIIAIGQHGDKPWRVGIQHPRASTAIATLDLLDGWAIGTSGDYQRYFMLGGKRYSHIIDPRTGYPTQHTQAVTVLVPPQAIGKIQAGVLSDVVSKPIFIEAPENKSKAAQAFGIENYMVIDDKSHIFVSPKMAEKLHWLATDVKFTTLNNLAQSHP
- a CDS encoding DUF3108 domain-containing protein, which produces MIKITKCFKLIFSKNKMLTLALVVSLLVHLLLLSKFVLTLPELNEGQHSIEVRLVNAQAMQKISSQSIQKSSQKSLVEPAAAKLKSNKSVVKVLSTINDTPELSLDTYDETVTSKISTLTTEQVVNETAKAPSALEVLMSEAKNETSEMNKPTKTNNNAKKPAPQAYKYVETEFEVRHGNDPSDIGITRIVFNLDKNRTYILTRMTQTQSQTSLLSDTLAENSEGIVTDKGLIPSFYSYQYGKDPKNSQNVRFAWSNRKLQMHSSKADKSEDLSTGTQDSLSYMYQFMFSPPLEDTEITMANGDKQTTYTYSLQGEEEISTKLGKLNTLHLLISDGEEKTELWLGVDYQYLPVRVHTTEKNGSSVDQVVTSIYTSLP